In one window of Photorhabdus laumondii subsp. laumondii DNA:
- a CDS encoding fumarylacetoacetate hydrolase family protein, with amino-acid sequence MKHARVHYQGRDLIVTVDEQENVCLPDGSKINSESVQWLPPANGTLFALGLNYADHATELEFKPPEEPLVFIKAANTLTGHRQVSVRPDHVEYMHYEAELVVIIGKTAHKVTQEHAMDYVAGYTVCNDYAIRDYLENYYRPNLRVKSRDTLTPIGPWFVDKEDVPDPHNLTLSTWVNGELRQRGTTADLIFNIPFLIAYLSDFMTLQPGDMIATGTPKGLSDVVPGDEVIVEVEGVGRLVNRIVSQQEYEESL; translated from the coding sequence ATGAAACACGCAAGAGTTCACTATCAAGGTCGCGATTTGATTGTTACTGTCGATGAACAGGAAAATGTCTGCCTGCCTGATGGCAGTAAAATCAACAGCGAATCCGTTCAATGGCTGCCACCCGCAAACGGTACCCTGTTTGCCCTCGGTTTAAATTATGCTGATCACGCCACTGAGCTGGAATTTAAGCCCCCCGAAGAACCTCTGGTTTTTATCAAGGCCGCCAATACGCTAACCGGTCATCGTCAGGTTTCCGTTCGCCCTGATCATGTGGAATATATGCATTATGAAGCCGAGCTGGTGGTTATCATCGGCAAAACCGCCCACAAAGTGACTCAAGAACACGCGATGGATTACGTTGCCGGGTACACCGTCTGTAACGATTACGCAATCCGTGACTATCTGGAAAACTACTATCGTCCTAATCTCCGGGTAAAAAGCCGCGATACACTGACCCCCATCGGTCCGTGGTTCGTCGATAAAGAAGATGTCCCCGATCCGCATAATCTGACATTAAGCACTTGGGTTAACGGTGAATTGCGTCAACGCGGTACAACCGCTGATCTGATCTTCAATATTCCATTTTTGATCGCTTATCTAAGCGACTTCATGACGCTGCAACCGGGAGACATGATCGCCACCGGCACGCCAAAAGGATTATCCGATGTGGTACCGGGAGATGAAGTTATTGTTGAAGTTGAAGGTGTTGGGCGTCTGGTTAACCGTATTGTCAGCCAGCAAGAGTATGAGGAGAGTCTGTAA
- the hpaE gene encoding 5-carboxymethyl-2-hydroxymuconate semialdehyde dehydrogenase: MTVISHWINGKNISSKTYFETTNPATGEVLAEVASGGQEEVDQAVAAAKAAFPKWADLPMKERARLMRRLGELIDENVPEIAAMETKDTGLPIHQTQNVLIPRASHNFNFFAEICQQMNGRTYPVDDKMLNYTLVQPVGVCALISPWNVPFMTATWKVAPCLALGNTAVLKMSELSPLTANRLGELALEAGIPAGVLNVVQGYGATAGDALVKHHDVRAVSFTGGTATGRQIMKNAGLKKYSMELGGKSPVLIFEDADIERALDAALFTIFSINGERCTAGSRIFIQQSIYPEFIKRFAERANRLRVGDPQDPTTQIGALISKPHWEKVSGYIRLGIEEGATLLAGGPDKPIDLPAHLKDGHFLRPTVLADVDNRMRVAQEEIFGPVACLLPFKDEAEGLRLANDVEYGLASYLWTQDVSKVLRLARNIEAGMVFVNTQNVRDLRQPFGGVKASGTGREGGEYSFEVFAEMKNVCISMGDHPIPRWGV, from the coding sequence ATGACCGTCATTAGCCATTGGATCAACGGCAAAAACATCAGCAGTAAAACCTATTTTGAAACCACAAACCCGGCTACCGGCGAAGTGCTGGCCGAAGTCGCTTCCGGCGGTCAAGAAGAGGTTGATCAAGCCGTTGCCGCCGCAAAGGCAGCCTTTCCCAAATGGGCTGATCTGCCGATGAAAGAGCGTGCACGCTTGATGCGCCGTTTGGGTGAATTGATCGATGAGAATGTGCCTGAAATCGCGGCAATGGAAACCAAAGATACCGGTCTGCCCATTCATCAGACACAAAATGTCTTGATCCCTCGCGCTTCTCACAATTTCAACTTCTTTGCTGAGATTTGTCAGCAAATGAACGGCCGTACCTATCCCGTTGATGACAAGATGCTCAACTACACCTTGGTGCAACCCGTCGGTGTTTGTGCACTGATTTCTCCGTGGAACGTGCCATTTATGACCGCCACCTGGAAAGTTGCCCCCTGTTTAGCACTAGGTAACACCGCAGTGCTGAAAATGTCAGAGCTCTCCCCATTAACCGCCAACCGTTTAGGCGAATTGGCACTAGAAGCGGGTATCCCTGCGGGTGTGCTGAATGTGGTTCAGGGATATGGTGCTACCGCGGGTGACGCGCTGGTGAAACATCACGATGTACGCGCGGTTTCGTTTACCGGCGGCACAGCAACCGGTCGTCAGATTATGAAAAATGCCGGCCTGAAAAAATATTCAATGGAGCTAGGGGGTAAATCTCCGGTTCTGATCTTCGAAGATGCGGATATTGAGCGCGCACTGGATGCCGCGCTGTTCACCATTTTCTCTATCAATGGTGAACGTTGTACCGCCGGTTCACGCATTTTCATTCAGCAAAGTATCTACCCTGAGTTTATTAAGCGTTTTGCTGAACGCGCTAATCGTTTGCGGGTGGGTGATCCACAAGATCCAACTACCCAGATCGGTGCACTTATCAGCAAGCCGCATTGGGAGAAAGTCTCCGGTTACATCCGTCTGGGAATAGAGGAAGGTGCAACGCTGCTGGCAGGTGGACCAGACAAACCGATTGATTTACCGGCACACCTAAAAGACGGCCATTTCCTGCGCCCAACGGTGCTGGCGGATGTTGATAACCGTATGCGGGTTGCTCAGGAGGAGATCTTCGGCCCTGTCGCCTGCCTGCTGCCATTCAAAGATGAAGCAGAAGGTCTGCGCCTGGCAAATGACGTGGAGTACGGTCTGGCTTCTTACCTCTGGACGCAGGATGTCAGCAAAGTCTTGCGGCTGGCCCGCAATATTGAAGCCGGCATGGTATTTGTCAACACCCAGAACGTCCGTGACCTGCGTCAACCATTCGGCGGCGTGAAAGCCTCCGGCACCGGCCGTGAAGGCGGTGAATACAGTTTTGAAGTGTTTGCTGAGATGAAAAACGTCTGTATCTCGATGGGGGATCATCCAATCCCACGTTGGGGGGTATAA
- a CDS encoding fimbrial biogenesis chaperone — protein sequence MLRFITPFLLVFFMGQVQAGITLGGTRLIYNGSQKEATISITNSDTERPYLVQSWVDNIDNNQNKVPFVITPPLFKMSKESEHQIRASYIGNHLPVDRESIFLLNVNAIPAVEKNDNSKMIITIKNIIKLIYRPSGLSDNEANDAINRLAASRNAHGVQLTNPTAYYVNLNEMKINGTLIPKPGFIPPFSHKVFSTKNDIKSVTLTAINDYGGTTEERQFNF from the coding sequence ATGCTTCGCTTTATTACTCCCTTTTTGCTTGTCTTTTTTATGGGACAAGTACAAGCAGGGATTACTTTAGGCGGAACTCGCCTGATCTATAATGGCTCACAAAAAGAAGCCACGATTTCTATTACCAACTCGGATACAGAAAGACCTTATCTTGTACAGTCGTGGGTAGATAATATCGATAACAATCAAAATAAAGTACCGTTCGTTATTACTCCACCATTGTTTAAGATGTCGAAAGAGAGCGAACACCAGATCCGTGCTTCATATATCGGCAATCATCTGCCTGTGGATCGGGAATCGATATTTTTACTTAATGTCAATGCGATCCCGGCCGTTGAAAAAAATGACAATAGCAAGATGATCATCACGATAAAAAATATTATCAAATTGATTTATCGTCCATCCGGGTTATCTGATAACGAGGCTAATGATGCCATTAATCGTTTGGCAGCATCACGTAATGCCCATGGTGTTCAATTAACTAACCCCACAGCTTATTACGTTAATCTTAATGAGATGAAAATTAACGGAACATTAATACCTAAACCCGGATTTATTCCCCCTTTTAGTCATAAGGTATTTTCAACCAAAAATGACATAAAAAGCGTAACTCTGACTGCTATCAACGATTACGGTGGCACAACAGAAGAGCGCCAGTTTAATTTCTGA
- the hpaR gene encoding homoprotocatechuate degradation operon regulator HpaR produces the protein MHESLTIALLQARETAMGFFRPILKRHNLTEQQWRIIRVLSDNRSIDFYDLSCQTCILRPSLTGILTRMERDGLIFRLKPMNDQRKLYVSLTQDGQKLYEKAKEQVEQGYQAIEKAFSPEKMVQLSVLLEELIAVGKNSLINTGKDIK, from the coding sequence ATGCATGAATCTCTGACAATTGCATTACTTCAAGCGCGAGAAACCGCGATGGGTTTTTTTCGCCCAATCCTTAAACGTCATAATTTGACTGAACAGCAGTGGCGTATTATCCGTGTACTGTCTGATAATCGGTCGATTGATTTTTATGATTTATCCTGCCAGACCTGTATTCTTCGTCCAAGTCTGACCGGGATATTGACTCGCATGGAACGTGATGGCTTGATCTTTCGTCTTAAACCGATGAATGACCAGCGCAAACTTTATGTTTCTTTGACGCAGGATGGTCAGAAACTTTATGAAAAGGCGAAAGAGCAGGTGGAACAGGGATATCAGGCGATTGAAAAAGCCTTTTCGCCGGAGAAGATGGTTCAGCTTTCAGTATTGTTGGAGGAATTAATTGCTGTTGGTAAGAACTCACTGATAAATACAGGAAAGGATATTAAATAA
- a CDS encoding 4'-phosphopantetheinyl transferase family protein — protein MEQTVIHTNQASLPEYDNGFITQIEYGTVVKHPQVHFWHARFDLSYYHDELFEQLNLPFPATLTKAVKKRRAEYLAARYCARQLLAQLGQPAFNLISGHDRAPIWPQNICGSVSHSSHCAIVLAAPQTHNRLIGVDIEAIVDRQNIDEITKMIVNDKEIQLLKHCHLPLEQAFTLAFSVKESLYKALYPQVKRFFGFEAAEIIALSLENNEITLALRETLTPHYPAGTLFRGQFIIYPQEILTLIIQ, from the coding sequence ATGGAACAGACAGTTATACACACCAATCAAGCATCACTGCCAGAATATGACAACGGATTTATCACTCAAATCGAGTATGGAACGGTTGTTAAACACCCTCAAGTACATTTCTGGCATGCCCGCTTTGATCTTTCTTATTATCACGATGAACTCTTCGAACAGTTAAATCTCCCCTTCCCTGCTACCTTAACTAAAGCCGTCAAGAAACGGCGGGCTGAATATCTGGCAGCACGTTATTGTGCCAGACAACTTTTAGCACAATTAGGACAACCAGCATTTAATTTGATCTCTGGTCATGATCGCGCGCCAATCTGGCCGCAGAATATTTGTGGTTCTGTTTCTCATTCATCTCATTGTGCAATTGTGCTGGCTGCACCGCAAACTCATAACCGATTAATTGGTGTTGATATAGAAGCTATCGTCGATCGTCAAAATATAGATGAAATCACAAAAATGATTGTGAATGACAAGGAAATTCAACTTCTGAAACATTGCCATTTACCACTTGAACAAGCATTTACCCTTGCCTTTTCTGTAAAAGAGAGTTTGTATAAAGCACTCTATCCACAAGTAAAACGGTTCTTTGGCTTTGAAGCGGCTGAAATTATTGCCCTATCCCTGGAAAATAATGAAATAACATTAGCGCTGCGGGAAACACTCACCCCTCATTATCCGGCAGGTACACTATTTCGTGGGCAATTTATTATCTACCCACAGGAAATATTAACGCTAATTATTCAATAA
- a CDS encoding fimbrial protein codes for MRNKLIILATLLLTLLNITKSIATCKLSKNFKSIDLNVEINEIINSPNNHKAHILIAQYGPMELASKIGIKADAAIANCDSNATVLFKTAPNKIAPANNPNNSGLIKTSANNISFYVKYLGSGKSNPKNKKLSLKDIGEVQVYLYQHGDLTPKDKLKKGLISSLSTYDDKELIRIKYKKENVIKNTGCMTSTPYRKLVLGSHKISDFNGKWQAARKSSPFNISIECKGNILPTIVFSGETIAEVPDKDKDSVIRLNKYGSGKEAKGVGVQMIHKGIPVAMQKPITVTPSGRIGVYSIPLFAHYYQTDDTITGGTANALVQFTIKYK; via the coding sequence ATGAGAAATAAATTAATTATTTTAGCAACGTTATTACTAACATTACTCAATATTACAAAATCAATTGCCACATGTAAATTAAGCAAGAATTTTAAATCAATTGATTTAAATGTTGAGATAAATGAAATTATCAATTCACCTAATAACCATAAAGCACATATTCTTATCGCGCAATATGGACCAATGGAACTAGCTAGCAAAATAGGTATTAAAGCCGATGCAGCTATTGCTAATTGCGATAGTAATGCAACAGTTCTCTTTAAAACAGCACCAAATAAAATAGCACCTGCTAATAATCCTAACAATAGCGGCTTGATAAAAACAAGTGCGAATAATATATCTTTTTACGTAAAATACCTTGGAAGTGGAAAAAGTAATCCTAAAAATAAGAAATTAAGTTTAAAAGATATAGGTGAAGTACAGGTGTACCTTTACCAACATGGAGATTTAACACCAAAAGATAAATTAAAAAAAGGATTAATTTCATCTTTATCTACATATGATGATAAAGAGTTAATAAGAATCAAATATAAAAAAGAAAATGTCATTAAAAATACCGGTTGTATGACATCAACACCATACCGGAAACTGGTTTTAGGCAGCCATAAAATTTCTGATTTTAATGGGAAATGGCAAGCAGCACGTAAATCGTCTCCCTTTAATATATCGATTGAATGCAAAGGTAATATTCTTCCTACCATAGTTTTTTCAGGAGAAACCATTGCAGAAGTACCTGACAAAGATAAGGATAGTGTTATTAGATTAAACAAATACGGTTCAGGAAAAGAAGCTAAAGGCGTTGGTGTTCAAATGATCCATAAAGGAATACCTGTTGCTATGCAAAAACCGATTACAGTCACGCCTTCCGGTAGGATCGGGGTTTATTCTATTCCCCTTTTCGCTCATTACTATCAAACTGATGATACCATAACAGGTGGAACCGCTAATGCATTAGTGCAATTTACAATTAAATACAAATAG
- a CDS encoding fimbria/pilus outer membrane usher protein, with protein sequence MKKIISFALMICCLSLPAYAELYFDINALQLSDEDRENINLESLAKTDAHIPGIYKVNVIVNKRDIGIKSLSFIDCGEKLCPELSIRLLKEIGVKIASFPELASLAEQEIISQPEKYIKQASAELDLSALTLMLNFPQAAMQSQIRGDISPEQWDDGLPMFFTNYHLTGMQSWNKNQSEQNQYLNLRSGFNLGPWRIRHNSYYNHTGTTSEWQSLKAYAERDIRPLRSRLVLGETSTDSMVFDSFTFNGIKLMSDSQMLPDSQQGFAPVVRGIAMTHARVEVHQKDNIIYQTFVPPGAFEITDIYPSNLNGDLEISIYEENGNIRKFTQPFAASPLMIRAGQMKYFANIGKFSGGKQASKKRFIQTEAIYGLWDSTTIYGGVIISSDYQSHALGLGHNLGKIGAVSIDVTNAATHFPNGEKKSGQSYQIRYSKGFTETNTTVTLAGYRYNTNGYYSFSDANNNYSNNNDPFADHSRNSAPKNRMQITMGQNLGQYGNLSLSAWQQDYWQDKTRKNQSYSMSYNTNIHDISLSLSYNYHRNRSSINNDQVFSFNISIPLDKWLPSDNHSASVDYDTAYNTNGSSQHSMTLSGSLLEQQNLNYMISQDYSYEKSEKEKQSGNAASLYYRGSYGSINVGYTTDHRKNQRVNYGLEGAIIAHPYGVTLAQNISESGASALIRAPGATNAKVLNNTSISTDWRGYTIVPYISQYRENMLSLDTNTFGDDVDIDNPTTKVIPTKGALVLADYSIRVGHRVFLTLQHHGKKLPFGTIITGPDNVNGMVNEKGEVFLSGVSDTAKLTADLGEKQSCHIKFDSKLYQKINGIILTSLRCQ encoded by the coding sequence GTGAAAAAAATAATTAGCTTTGCTTTAATGATTTGTTGTTTATCGTTGCCAGCATATGCAGAGCTGTATTTCGATATCAATGCATTACAATTATCAGACGAAGACAGAGAAAATATTAATCTGGAGAGTCTGGCAAAAACGGACGCCCATATTCCAGGTATCTATAAAGTTAACGTTATCGTCAATAAAAGGGATATTGGCATTAAAAGCCTGTCCTTTATTGACTGTGGTGAGAAACTTTGTCCTGAATTATCTATCCGTTTACTGAAAGAAATCGGGGTAAAAATAGCAAGCTTCCCAGAATTAGCATCCCTTGCTGAACAAGAGATCATTTCTCAACCTGAGAAATATATTAAACAAGCGTCAGCAGAGCTGGATCTAAGTGCTCTGACGCTGATGCTAAATTTTCCGCAAGCTGCCATGCAATCGCAAATCAGGGGCGATATCTCTCCTGAGCAGTGGGATGATGGTTTGCCGATGTTTTTCACCAATTATCATTTAACAGGAATGCAATCTTGGAATAAAAATCAAAGTGAACAGAATCAATATCTGAATTTACGTAGTGGCTTTAATTTAGGTCCGTGGCGAATTCGTCATAATAGTTACTACAACCATACGGGTACAACATCTGAATGGCAATCGCTTAAAGCCTATGCTGAACGGGATATTCGCCCATTAAGATCTCGTCTGGTATTGGGTGAAACATCCACCGATAGCATGGTATTCGATAGTTTCACTTTTAATGGCATTAAATTGATGTCGGATAGCCAAATGTTGCCAGATAGCCAGCAAGGGTTTGCGCCTGTTGTCCGCGGTATTGCTATGACTCACGCAAGAGTAGAAGTGCACCAAAAAGATAATATTATTTATCAGACTTTTGTTCCACCAGGCGCGTTTGAAATTACTGATATTTACCCCAGTAACCTGAATGGTGATCTGGAAATATCTATTTATGAAGAAAATGGCAATATCAGAAAATTTACTCAGCCCTTTGCTGCCTCACCATTAATGATCCGTGCCGGCCAAATGAAATATTTTGCTAATATCGGTAAATTCAGCGGTGGTAAACAGGCCAGTAAAAAAAGATTTATTCAAACAGAAGCTATTTATGGGTTATGGGATAGCACCACCATTTATGGTGGAGTGATTATTTCCTCTGACTATCAAAGCCATGCATTAGGTTTAGGGCATAATCTGGGAAAAATTGGTGCGGTATCAATCGATGTCACCAATGCAGCAACCCATTTCCCAAACGGAGAAAAGAAAAGCGGGCAATCTTATCAGATACGCTACAGTAAAGGTTTTACTGAAACTAATACAACGGTGACATTAGCCGGTTATCGCTACAATACCAATGGTTATTACAGCTTTAGCGATGCCAATAATAACTATTCCAATAATAACGACCCATTTGCTGATCATAGCAGAAATAGTGCGCCTAAAAACCGGATGCAAATAACGATGGGCCAAAATTTAGGACAATATGGTAATCTTTCATTATCGGCCTGGCAGCAAGATTATTGGCAAGATAAAACCCGTAAGAATCAGTCATATTCTATGTCCTATAACACTAATATTCATGATATCTCTTTATCATTAAGCTACAATTATCATCGTAATCGCTCAAGTATTAATAATGATCAAGTTTTTTCATTCAATATCAGTATTCCTCTGGATAAATGGCTGCCATCAGATAATCACAGCGCATCGGTAGATTATGATACCGCTTATAACACCAACGGTAGCAGCCAGCATTCAATGACATTATCCGGCTCGTTACTGGAACAACAAAATCTGAACTATATGATTTCTCAGGATTACAGCTACGAAAAATCAGAGAAAGAAAAACAATCAGGTAATGCCGCCAGTCTATATTACCGAGGCTCATATGGTTCAATTAATGTAGGTTATACCACCGATCATAGAAAAAATCAGCGAGTTAATTATGGATTAGAGGGAGCTATTATTGCCCATCCCTATGGCGTTACTCTGGCACAAAATATTAGCGAAAGCGGTGCCAGCGCCTTAATTCGTGCCCCCGGGGCAACCAATGCCAAGGTACTGAATAATACCTCTATCAGTACAGATTGGCGGGGATATACCATTGTGCCTTATATATCGCAATATCGGGAAAATATGTTATCCCTTGATACCAATACATTCGGTGATGACGTAGATATTGATAACCCAACCACTAAGGTCATTCCAACCAAAGGAGCTTTGGTCTTAGCGGATTATTCTATTCGTGTTGGTCATCGAGTATTTTTAACTTTACAACATCACGGTAAGAAACTCCCATTCGGCACGATAATTACAGGCCCAGATAATGTCAATGGCATGGTGAATGAAAAAGGCGAAGTTTTCCTCAGTGGTGTGAGCGACACAGCAAAATTAACCGCTGATTTAGGCGAGAAACAAAGTTGTCATATTAAATTCGATAGTAAATTATATCAAAAAATTAATGGTATTATTCTGACTTCATTACGCTGTCAGTAA
- a CDS encoding fumarylacetoacetate hydrolase family protein, with protein MKGTVFAVALNHQSQVDFWHGSFQQTPYNTLPKTPVWFIKPRNTVITSGEAIPHPVGEEVQSGATLALIIGKTARKVAIENAAEYIAGYALANEVSLPETAFYRPAIKAKCRDGFCPIGQMTHPESIDALDIITEINGQEVDRWSTADLVRSATELVAALSDFATLKEGDVILLGTPHQRVAIKPGDKVVIRAAGFPSLENQVVQVGEKA; from the coding sequence ATGAAAGGCACTGTCTTCGCCGTAGCCCTCAACCACCAGAGCCAGGTAGATTTCTGGCATGGCTCATTTCAGCAAACACCTTATAACACTCTGCCTAAAACACCAGTATGGTTCATTAAACCCCGCAATACCGTTATCACCTCCGGTGAAGCAATTCCCCACCCGGTAGGTGAAGAGGTTCAAAGCGGTGCAACGCTGGCATTAATAATAGGTAAAACCGCCCGCAAAGTTGCCATTGAAAATGCGGCCGAATATATCGCAGGTTATGCATTAGCTAATGAAGTCAGCCTGCCTGAAACCGCTTTCTATCGTCCGGCAATAAAAGCTAAGTGTCGCGATGGTTTTTGCCCCATAGGCCAGATGACTCATCCTGAATCCATTGATGCGTTAGATATCATTACCGAAATCAATGGTCAGGAAGTCGATCGCTGGTCAACAGCCGATCTGGTGCGTTCAGCCACGGAATTAGTTGCAGCATTGAGTGATTTCGCAACCCTCAAAGAGGGGGACGTGATCCTGCTTGGAACGCCACACCAACGCGTGGCTATCAAACCGGGCGACAAAGTTGTTATTCGGGCAGCAGGTTTTCCATCACTGGAAAATCAGGTTGTGCAAGTGGGAGAAAAAGCATGA
- a CDS encoding fimbrial protein, which translates to MKYYLRLLISAVLLFNINKIHAACISESTTGNGTVYFDLNSLKLNLNTSNTKSIHVVRFSAEQLASSMGLNINDPIFSCDDNGYLVFGESVYPSMAGNTEHGTGKLTTGIDNLYLYFVAATGNLNNMKYPTIDGRSYIYYPPEKKKITWKDIGDIDVYLYKEGEIKSGKSLHAGIISLLQTSNGIRLITIRNKTRYHVTAQGCMALSGDQTVRFHDVYSSSFKGKGTTAGHADFNINIECTERIKPTITFSARTISDAPESIIQLNRTNATNTAKGVGVQILYMGTPVPIGKPFAVGYSDRNSRYNLPFTARYYQTDDRITGGKANAIAHFTVQYE; encoded by the coding sequence ATGAAATATTATTTACGGTTATTAATTTCTGCTGTTTTACTTTTCAATATCAATAAAATACATGCTGCTTGTATTTCAGAATCCACAACGGGTAACGGCACTGTATATTTTGATTTAAATTCACTTAAATTAAACTTAAACACATCAAATACTAAAAGTATTCATGTTGTCAGATTCAGTGCTGAACAATTAGCTAGCAGCATGGGGCTCAATATAAATGATCCTATTTTTTCATGTGATGACAACGGATATTTGGTTTTTGGTGAAAGTGTTTATCCCAGCATGGCCGGTAACACGGAGCATGGGACAGGAAAGTTAACAACAGGTATAGATAACCTCTATTTATATTTTGTTGCTGCTACTGGAAATCTAAATAATATGAAATATCCCACAATTGATGGTAGAAGTTATATCTATTACCCGCCAGAAAAGAAAAAAATTACCTGGAAAGATATCGGTGATATTGATGTTTATCTCTATAAAGAGGGTGAAATTAAATCAGGAAAATCATTACACGCTGGAATAATTTCCCTATTACAAACATCGAACGGCATCCGTCTAATAACAATAAGAAACAAAACAAGATATCATGTTACTGCTCAAGGTTGCATGGCGCTATCTGGCGATCAAACCGTTAGATTTCATGATGTTTACAGCTCTTCGTTTAAAGGAAAAGGAACAACTGCCGGCCATGCTGATTTTAATATCAACATTGAATGTACAGAAAGAATCAAACCTACAATTACATTTTCCGCAAGAACAATCAGTGATGCCCCAGAGAGTATTATTCAATTAAACAGAACTAATGCAACAAATACAGCCAAAGGGGTTGGTGTGCAAATTTTATATATGGGAACGCCCGTTCCTATTGGGAAACCATTTGCTGTAGGCTATTCTGACAGGAATTCTCGTTATAATTTACCTTTCACCGCCCGTTATTATCAAACCGATGATAGAATAACAGGTGGAAAAGCTAACGCAATAGCACATTTTACCGTTCAATATGAGTGA